Proteins from a genomic interval of Amycolatopsis sp. cg13:
- a CDS encoding PadR family transcriptional regulator: protein MPTNALDNPLVLPMLGLLVETPRYQYALLRELRTRYPFLNPKTSTVYTLVGTLTRHGLVEPDGDGDPRPVRLTDDGLADFRQRIERQLRDADPNLDSRFLIALAYLGALPPARAVALLRDRAERVRDQHRELSATLDNADLPEMQMIEVHFLVSRLRHDAAWLARTAGRIESGDLVPPR from the coding sequence GTGCCGACGAACGCTCTCGACAACCCGCTGGTGCTGCCGATGCTCGGGCTGCTCGTGGAAACCCCGCGCTACCAGTACGCGCTCCTGCGCGAACTCCGCACGCGCTACCCGTTCCTGAACCCGAAGACGTCGACGGTGTACACGCTGGTCGGCACGCTGACCCGGCACGGACTCGTCGAACCGGACGGCGACGGCGACCCGCGGCCGGTGCGGCTGACCGATGACGGCCTCGCCGATTTCCGCCAACGAATCGAACGGCAGCTCCGCGACGCCGATCCGAACCTCGACTCCCGGTTCCTGATCGCGCTGGCCTACCTCGGTGCCCTCCCGCCGGCACGCGCGGTCGCCCTGCTGCGAGACCGGGCAGAACGGGTTCGAGACCAGCACCGCGAGCTTTCCGCGACGCTCGATAACGCCGATTTGCCGGAAATGCAGATGATCGAGGTGCATTTCCTGGTTTCCCGGCTCCGCCACGACGCCGCGTGGCTCGCCCGCACCGCCGGCCGGATCGAGAGCGGAGACCTCGTCCCGCCCCGGTGA
- a CDS encoding type VII secretion target codes for MTAGFEVDPAQLRRHAATVGDLADRLGNVARSAPSGLGDQALGVFVQFLTAGLQSAVGKTNDAVSHASSTVDKVSANLTQAAESYERRDQGNAAALPGKDLP; via the coding sequence GTGACCGCCGGCTTCGAGGTCGACCCCGCGCAATTGCGCCGGCACGCGGCCACCGTCGGCGATCTTGCCGACCGGCTCGGCAATGTCGCCCGCAGCGCCCCGTCCGGGCTCGGCGACCAGGCGCTCGGCGTCTTCGTGCAGTTCCTCACCGCGGGCCTGCAGTCGGCGGTCGGCAAGACCAACGACGCCGTCTCGCACGCATCGTCCACTGTGGACAAGGTGAGCGCGAACCTGACTCAGGCGGCGGAAAGCTACGAGCGCCGCGACCAGGGCAACGCGGCCGCGCTGCCGGGGAAGGACCTCCCGTGA
- a CDS encoding VOC family protein has translation MIPTLDGVHHLKLPVADLDRSSAWYADRLGYAVALEFRQDGRRTGVTMTHPRGGPDLGLVLNPDLARAAAGFDYFSIGVPDRAAITELADNLTRRGEQHAGVHFATLGWILPGLHDPDGHEIRFYTTESHTTLDPATPLVIDDAIASARAAEQVWLAKH, from the coding sequence ATGATTCCCACCCTCGACGGAGTGCATCACCTGAAGCTGCCGGTGGCCGACCTGGACCGGTCGTCAGCCTGGTACGCCGACCGGCTCGGCTACGCAGTCGCCCTGGAGTTCCGCCAAGACGGCCGCCGCACCGGCGTCACCATGACGCATCCGCGCGGCGGACCGGACCTCGGCCTCGTGCTCAACCCGGACCTCGCCCGTGCCGCCGCCGGGTTCGACTACTTCTCCATCGGCGTCCCGGATCGCGCCGCCATCACCGAACTCGCCGACAATCTCACCCGCCGCGGCGAACAGCACGCGGGCGTCCATTTCGCGACCCTCGGCTGGATCCTGCCCGGCCTCCACGACCCAGACGGGCACGAAATCCGCTTCTACACCACCGAATCCCACACCACCCTCGACCCGGCGACGCCACTGGTGATCGACGACGCGATCGCGTCCGCGCGAGCCGCCGAACAGGTCTGGCTGGCCAAACACTAG
- a CDS encoding ATP-dependent Clp protease proteolytic subunit: MSTYTIPNVVTRSPGGERIMDVYSHLLSERIVYLGTAIDSGVANALIAQLLFLESDNPEQEINLYINSEGGDPAAMLALYDTMRFIKAPVATTCVGQAVATGAVLLAAGAEGRRSVLPHARVVLHQPAAQGRGTIPDLILQADEVVRVRTQLEEITSRHTGHDVAELRHDTDRDRVFDAAGAVEYGLADQVIAARP, encoded by the coding sequence ATGAGCACCTACACCATCCCGAACGTCGTGACCCGCAGTCCCGGCGGCGAGCGGATCATGGACGTCTACTCGCACCTGCTGTCCGAACGGATCGTCTACCTGGGCACGGCAATCGACTCGGGTGTCGCGAACGCGTTGATCGCGCAGCTGCTGTTCCTGGAGTCGGACAACCCGGAGCAGGAAATCAACCTGTACATCAACTCCGAGGGCGGCGACCCGGCCGCGATGCTCGCGCTGTACGACACGATGCGCTTCATCAAGGCCCCGGTGGCGACGACCTGCGTCGGCCAGGCAGTCGCGACTGGCGCGGTGTTGCTGGCCGCCGGTGCGGAGGGTCGGCGGTCGGTGCTGCCGCACGCGCGGGTGGTGCTGCATCAGCCCGCCGCGCAGGGACGCGGGACGATCCCGGACCTGATCCTGCAGGCGGACGAGGTGGTCCGGGTGCGGACGCAGCTGGAGGAGATCACGTCGCGGCACACCGGCCACGACGTGGCGGAATTGCGGCACGACACCGACCGGGACCGGGTGTTCGACGCGGCCGGCGCGGTGGAATACGGGCTGGCGGACCAGGTGATCGCCGCTCGTCCGTGA
- a CDS encoding YbaB/EbfC family nucleoid-associated protein has translation MPIQDSAAWLADYQKNLSRLQANAEAASASLSRVGGRAASPRGEVEVEVGPSGALTDLRLSPAARALEADALARLILATVHDAHRQAGAQVVDIMTDYVGDGPALQLVRDNLPVEAAPAAPRQEDDYFANPGIIS, from the coding sequence GTGCCGATCCAAGACTCGGCGGCCTGGCTCGCCGACTACCAGAAAAACCTGTCCCGGCTGCAGGCCAACGCCGAGGCCGCGAGCGCGAGCCTCAGCCGCGTCGGCGGCCGGGCCGCTTCTCCGCGCGGCGAGGTCGAGGTCGAAGTGGGCCCGAGCGGCGCGCTGACCGACCTGCGCCTGAGCCCCGCCGCCCGCGCGCTGGAAGCGGACGCGCTCGCCCGGCTCATCCTGGCCACCGTGCACGACGCGCACCGCCAGGCCGGCGCCCAGGTCGTGGACATCATGACCGACTACGTCGGCGACGGCCCCGCGCTCCAACTCGTCCGCGACAACCTGCCGGTCGAGGCCGCCCCCGCGGCACCGCGCCAGGAAGACGACTACTTCGCGAACCCGGGGATCATCTCGTGA
- a CDS encoding VOC family protein — MSEHGTLHHVELWVPDLGRAVASLGWLLEELGYQRFQDWAAGRSWRLGPTYLVVEQSPALTADRHDRCRPGLNHLAFHVKDTATVEQLAADAARHGWQLMFPEKHPHAGGAEHYAAYLQNDDGFEVELVSSAGPS, encoded by the coding sequence GTGAGTGAACACGGGACCCTGCACCATGTCGAGTTGTGGGTGCCGGATCTCGGCCGCGCGGTGGCGTCGCTGGGATGGCTGCTGGAGGAACTGGGATATCAGCGGTTCCAGGACTGGGCGGCCGGACGCAGCTGGCGGCTCGGGCCGACGTATCTGGTGGTCGAGCAATCCCCGGCGCTGACCGCGGACCGGCATGATCGCTGCCGTCCGGGGCTGAATCACCTCGCTTTTCACGTCAAAGACACCGCGACGGTCGAGCAGTTGGCCGCCGACGCCGCCCGGCACGGGTGGCAGCTGATGTTCCCGGAGAAACATCCCCATGCGGGCGGCGCGGAGCACTATGCCGCGTATCTGCAGAACGACGACGGCTTCGAGGTCGAACTCGTCAGCTCTGCTGGGCCGAGCTGA
- a CDS encoding helix-turn-helix transcriptional regulator, with translation MADILPFHQRRAPVRDDEAEPLWREVLGRSLRAERETQGERLVDVAERAGISPQYLSEIERGRKEPSSEMIAAVTGALGVNLAGLLSGIAGDIRRISVVGPRPARRPAGPVLMAA, from the coding sequence ATGGCGGACATCCTTCCTTTCCACCAGCGCCGCGCCCCCGTCCGGGACGACGAGGCCGAACCGCTGTGGCGCGAGGTGCTCGGCCGCAGTCTCCGCGCCGAACGGGAGACCCAGGGCGAGCGGCTCGTCGACGTCGCCGAGCGGGCCGGGATCTCGCCGCAGTACCTGTCCGAGATCGAGCGCGGCCGGAAGGAACCGTCGAGCGAGATGATCGCCGCGGTGACGGGTGCGCTCGGGGTGAACCTGGCCGGTCTGCTGAGCGGGATCGCCGGGGACATCCGGCGGATCAGCGTGGTGGGACCGCGCCCGGCGCGCCGTCCGGCCGGGCCCGTGCTGATGGCCGCCTGA
- a CDS encoding TetR/AcrR family transcriptional regulator, with the protein MLHLVKDQVKADARAEFGAARIARTEALVVAAARELFLEHGYAATALTQVARQAGVAPRTVYVRFGTKAALFRRVIDEALVGDAEPVDVAHRPRAQDAMTAGTLAERLDALADVTVGIADRAGALLEVAAQAEGAEPEIAEAAQSGRRETARLCREFWSRAARDGLLVSTMDIEQLASTTDALLCADTMVHLRRVHGWAAAEYGRWLRTALVALCGTSG; encoded by the coding sequence ATGCTGCATCTTGTGAAAGACCAGGTCAAGGCCGATGCCAGGGCCGAGTTCGGAGCCGCTCGCATCGCGCGGACCGAGGCGCTCGTCGTCGCTGCGGCGCGGGAGCTGTTTCTGGAACACGGCTACGCGGCCACCGCGCTGACGCAGGTCGCGCGCCAGGCCGGGGTCGCGCCGAGGACTGTGTACGTCCGCTTCGGCACCAAGGCGGCGTTGTTCCGGCGGGTCATCGACGAAGCGCTCGTGGGAGACGCGGAGCCGGTCGACGTCGCGCACCGGCCTCGGGCGCAGGACGCGATGACCGCCGGAACCTTGGCCGAACGGCTGGACGCGCTCGCTGACGTCACGGTCGGAATCGCGGACCGCGCCGGAGCGTTGCTCGAAGTGGCGGCGCAAGCTGAAGGCGCGGAGCCGGAAATCGCCGAGGCGGCGCAGTCCGGGCGGCGCGAAACGGCGCGACTGTGCCGGGAATTTTGGTCCCGCGCGGCGCGTGATGGCCTTCTGGTGTCCACTATGGACATTGAACAACTCGCGAGCACCACGGATGCCTTGCTGTGCGCGGACACGATGGTGCACCTGCGTCGCGTCCATGGCTGGGCCGCGGCGGAATACGGGCGCTGGCTGCGAACGGCGCTGGTTGCCCTGTGCGGGACGTCCGGATAG
- a CDS encoding WXG100 family type VII secretion target produces MTGESGSVVDAASAGVENLADSALAGLDKAGPVGDLARPVVSALRNVWEGYFGAPVPPGSTNWNAYTHQQLYQMLWEKADVGDVSTVAAEWQRHGSEMRTHADSLKSQQGTLHENWSGQAAERASGRLGSLGDRASGIGDRAGTVGGAAQNAGDSLAVARNTMPKPPGDPTGGAVAAAAAGAGAGAVIGGILGAGAGGIGAGPGALMGAAIGAVAGGGASLFASNVAAAEQKAEAVHVMQRYEASLHKSSHAINPPPAGATTADSYGADDSTSASSYAGPLGGAGSGAGSGMPWGALTTAAPVESGLSAGIRSALGMEGAMLARNAAMAEMAAARAASGNGMMPGRGAGASQEEEEEHKNKMPVLDQPLLHPEDKTISPVIGL; encoded by the coding sequence ATGACCGGAGAATCCGGATCAGTGGTCGACGCCGCGTCGGCCGGGGTGGAGAACCTGGCGGACTCGGCGCTCGCGGGACTCGACAAGGCGGGGCCGGTCGGCGACCTGGCGCGGCCCGTGGTGTCCGCGCTGCGCAACGTGTGGGAGGGCTACTTCGGCGCCCCGGTCCCGCCCGGCAGCACCAACTGGAACGCTTACACGCACCAGCAGCTGTACCAAATGCTGTGGGAGAAGGCCGACGTCGGCGACGTCAGCACGGTCGCCGCGGAATGGCAGCGGCACGGTTCGGAAATGCGCACGCACGCCGATTCGCTCAAATCGCAGCAGGGGACGCTGCACGAGAACTGGAGCGGACAGGCCGCCGAACGCGCGTCCGGACGGCTGGGTTCGCTCGGCGACCGCGCGTCCGGGATCGGCGACCGCGCCGGGACGGTCGGCGGCGCGGCCCAGAACGCGGGCGATTCGCTCGCCGTCGCGCGCAACACCATGCCGAAGCCGCCAGGCGACCCGACTGGGGGCGCAGTCGCCGCCGCGGCGGCCGGAGCGGGTGCGGGCGCGGTCATCGGCGGGATCCTCGGGGCCGGGGCGGGCGGCATCGGCGCCGGTCCGGGCGCGTTGATGGGCGCGGCGATCGGCGCGGTCGCGGGCGGCGGGGCGAGCCTGTTCGCCTCGAATGTCGCTGCGGCGGAACAGAAAGCCGAAGCGGTGCACGTGATGCAGCGCTACGAAGCCAGTCTGCACAAGAGTTCGCACGCGATCAATCCGCCGCCCGCCGGGGCTACCACCGCGGATTCCTACGGCGCGGACGATTCGACCAGCGCGTCGAGCTATGCCGGCCCGCTCGGCGGAGCCGGATCCGGTGCGGGCAGCGGCATGCCGTGGGGCGCGCTGACCACCGCGGCCCCGGTCGAATCGGGCCTGTCCGCCGGAATTCGCTCCGCGCTCGGCATGGAGGGCGCGATGCTCGCCCGCAACGCCGCGATGGCGGAGATGGCCGCCGCTCGCGCCGCCAGCGGCAACGGCATGATGCCCGGCCGCGGCGCCGGTGCCTCGCAGGAAGAGGAAGAAGAGCACAAGAACAAGATGCCGGTGCTCGACCAGCCGCTCCTGCACCCCGAGGACAAGACCATCAGCCCGGTGATCGGGCTGTGA
- a CDS encoding ClpP family protease, which translates to MTNESTPPMFDQRLRERFLSQRVLVLDGVLDDDNGTVLATQMLSLAGEDPVKDIALWIHSPGGSVPSMLAIRDVMRLVPCDVSTLALGLACSAGQFLLSAGTPGKRFALPHARILMHQGSAGIGGSAVEVEVQADDLRYTRDTVLGLTAQDTGQPFDRIFADSLHDRWYTAAEAQDYGFIDQIVDRLEQVVPVRTHAMGLGVRA; encoded by the coding sequence ATGACCAACGAATCGACTCCGCCGATGTTCGACCAGCGGCTCCGGGAACGGTTCCTGAGCCAGCGGGTCCTCGTACTGGACGGCGTGCTCGACGACGACAACGGGACGGTCCTCGCGACCCAGATGCTCTCCCTCGCCGGCGAAGACCCGGTCAAGGACATCGCGTTGTGGATCCACTCGCCCGGCGGTTCGGTCCCGTCGATGCTCGCGATCCGCGACGTGATGCGGCTGGTGCCGTGCGACGTGTCGACGCTCGCCCTCGGGCTGGCGTGCAGCGCCGGGCAATTCCTGTTGTCCGCGGGCACTCCCGGGAAGCGATTCGCCCTGCCGCACGCACGAATCCTGATGCACCAGGGTTCGGCGGGAATCGGCGGCTCGGCCGTGGAGGTCGAGGTGCAGGCCGACGACCTGCGCTACACCCGCGACACCGTGCTGGGCCTCACCGCGCAGGACACCGGGCAGCCGTTCGACCGCATTTTCGCCGATTCCCTGCACGACCGGTGGTACACCGCCGCCGAGGCGCAGGACTACGGCTTCATCGACCAGATCGTCGACCGCCTGGAGCAGGTCGTGCCGGTGCGCACGCACGCGATGGGCCTGGGGGTACGCGCATGA
- a CDS encoding haloacid dehalogenase type II yields MDIDVLVFDVLGTLVDEPAGIRAGIRKFAPSLAEAEVEQLLSVWQKHVEQEQGRIVAGERPYAASDVIDREAAQAVADAVGAGDAAELALAARQLPPWPDTVDGLARLAERFPLVGLSNASRTVLLDLCANAGLRWHTVLSAEDARTYKPAPDVYRLAIDVAGRAPERLLMVAAHAWDLRGAQEAGFRTAYVGRPVGDPPALADRFDLQAAGLADLADQLGRD; encoded by the coding sequence ATGGACATCGATGTGCTCGTGTTCGACGTGCTCGGCACGCTCGTCGACGAACCTGCCGGAATCCGGGCGGGGATCCGGAAATTCGCGCCGTCGCTCGCTGAGGCAGAGGTCGAACAGCTGCTTTCGGTGTGGCAGAAGCATGTTGAGCAGGAGCAGGGCCGCATCGTCGCCGGGGAACGGCCGTATGCCGCGAGCGACGTCATCGACCGGGAAGCCGCGCAGGCTGTCGCGGACGCAGTCGGTGCCGGGGACGCGGCCGAACTGGCGCTCGCGGCTCGGCAGCTCCCGCCGTGGCCGGACACTGTGGACGGGCTCGCCCGCCTTGCCGAACGATTCCCGCTGGTCGGACTCTCCAACGCGAGCCGGACCGTACTGCTCGACCTCTGCGCGAACGCCGGGCTGCGCTGGCACACCGTGCTGTCCGCCGAGGACGCCCGCACCTACAAACCGGCTCCCGACGTCTACCGGCTCGCCATCGACGTCGCCGGACGCGCGCCGGAGCGGCTGCTGATGGTCGCCGCACACGCCTGGGACCTGCGCGGGGCGCAGGAAGCGGGATTCCGCACCGCGTACGTCGGCCGCCCAGTCGGCGACCCGCCCGCTCTCGCCGACCGGTTCGACCTCCAGGCAGCCGGACTCGCGGACCTCGCCGACCAGCTTGGTCGCGACTGA
- a CDS encoding superoxide dismutase family protein has product MRRTKLVAGALGACALVIGVAPAASSQLGQQSPDTARQPAGAAYRDGDSASATLKDAKGNEVGSAWFTADSRANAVWVEVYLTGHFAPGFHGMHVHEKGNCTVGDPKNPFTAAGGHLMPMDHHTGLPIGQLPSVLVRSNGRGYTKFVLDTFTLDQLFGPNGTSIIVHSKSDNFANIPADRYAVRNDPSAPVPDEKTKATGDAGSRYACGVITRDQN; this is encoded by the coding sequence GTGCGCAGAACTAAGTTGGTGGCAGGCGCGTTGGGTGCCTGCGCACTGGTCATTGGCGTGGCACCGGCGGCCAGCAGCCAGCTCGGCCAGCAGTCGCCGGACACCGCCCGGCAGCCCGCCGGGGCGGCTTACCGCGACGGCGACTCCGCCTCCGCCACGCTGAAGGACGCCAAGGGCAACGAGGTCGGCTCCGCGTGGTTCACCGCCGACAGCCGGGCGAACGCCGTCTGGGTCGAGGTGTACCTCACCGGTCATTTCGCACCCGGTTTCCACGGCATGCACGTCCACGAAAAGGGAAACTGCACCGTCGGCGACCCAAAAAATCCGTTCACCGCGGCGGGCGGCCACCTGATGCCGATGGACCACCACACCGGGTTGCCCATCGGCCAGCTTCCGTCGGTGCTCGTGCGGTCGAACGGCCGCGGGTACACGAAGTTCGTGCTCGACACCTTCACCTTGGACCAGCTGTTCGGTCCTAACGGGACCTCGATCATCGTGCACTCGAAGTCCGACAATTTCGCGAACATCCCCGCCGACCGCTACGCCGTCCGCAACGACCCCAGTGCCCCCGTTCCGGACGAAAAGACCAAGGCGACCGGCGACGCGGGCTCCCGGTACGCCTGCGGTGTGATCACTCGCGACCAAAACTAA
- the mptB gene encoding polyprenol phosphomannose-dependent alpha 1,6 mannosyltransferase MptB: protein MSSQPVTLSRPVRFFGFASAASLRWTGFGGVLLLAAAVYAGAAGMSGVLPFAGGIAGVGLVVLAWALLGGRVLASDTPDAGWLKWTLALWCGPLLVVPPLFSGDVFSYLAQGAVAAHGFDLNVVGPQQALGSASDIVGRVSVYWRETPSPYGPLFGAVERVIAQVSGGNPIVGVALHRLVEVAGLVLIAWAVPRLAAVAGASPRVALWLGVLNPLVLWHVVAGMHNDALMVGLMVAGVAVALEAVGDRIRWWPLAGGVLLIALGAEVKVPALVALAAVGTALARRRGRIGEFLLAGAGMVVVFVAVSAAVSLATGIGFGWVSALTTSGEVNSWMAPTNWFGFLVGGVGSLFGAHITQTMIGVGKIIGYVLTAAGIVVVLQRQWTGRIDAVRSLGLMLSVVVIFGPVVQPWYLLWAAIPLAASLPAGRVRSVVITLVALFSLVLPPVGGNFSGRVGLLVLAYVIGLAVVVAAFFGLRKLSTVD, encoded by the coding sequence ATGAGTAGTCAGCCGGTCACGCTCTCGCGGCCCGTGCGGTTCTTCGGTTTCGCGTCCGCGGCGAGCCTGCGCTGGACCGGTTTCGGCGGGGTGCTGCTGCTGGCCGCCGCGGTGTACGCCGGGGCCGCCGGGATGTCCGGGGTGCTGCCGTTCGCGGGCGGGATCGCCGGGGTCGGGCTGGTCGTGCTCGCGTGGGCGCTGCTCGGCGGGCGCGTGCTCGCCTCGGACACCCCCGACGCTGGTTGGCTGAAGTGGACGCTCGCGTTGTGGTGCGGGCCGTTGCTCGTCGTGCCGCCGCTGTTCAGCGGGGACGTCTTCAGTTATCTCGCGCAGGGCGCGGTGGCCGCGCACGGGTTTGACCTCAACGTCGTCGGTCCGCAACAGGCACTGGGATCGGCGTCGGACATCGTCGGCCGGGTCAGCGTTTACTGGCGCGAGACGCCGTCGCCGTACGGGCCGCTGTTCGGTGCGGTCGAGCGGGTCATCGCGCAGGTGTCCGGCGGGAATCCGATTGTCGGCGTCGCGCTGCACCGGCTCGTCGAGGTGGCCGGGCTCGTCCTGATCGCGTGGGCAGTGCCGCGGCTGGCGGCCGTGGCGGGAGCGTCGCCGCGGGTCGCGTTGTGGCTGGGCGTGCTGAACCCGCTGGTTCTGTGGCACGTGGTCGCCGGGATGCACAACGACGCCCTCATGGTCGGCCTGATGGTCGCGGGCGTGGCGGTCGCGCTGGAAGCGGTGGGCGACCGGATCCGCTGGTGGCCGCTCGCCGGCGGGGTGCTGCTCATCGCGCTCGGCGCCGAGGTGAAGGTGCCCGCGCTGGTCGCGTTGGCCGCGGTCGGCACGGCGCTTGCCCGTCGCCGCGGGCGGATCGGCGAATTCCTGCTCGCTGGCGCGGGGATGGTGGTTGTCTTCGTGGCGGTGTCCGCGGCGGTTTCGCTGGCGACCGGGATCGGGTTCGGCTGGGTGTCGGCACTGACGACCTCGGGGGAGGTCAACAGCTGGATGGCGCCCACGAACTGGTTCGGCTTCCTCGTCGGCGGCGTCGGGTCGCTGTTCGGCGCGCACATCACGCAGACGATGATCGGCGTCGGCAAGATCATCGGGTACGTGCTCACCGCGGCCGGGATCGTCGTGGTGCTGCAGCGGCAGTGGACCGGCCGGATCGACGCGGTCCGCTCGCTCGGGCTGATGCTGAGCGTGGTCGTGATTTTCGGGCCGGTCGTGCAGCCGTGGTACCTGCTGTGGGCGGCGATTCCGCTCGCTGCTTCGTTGCCCGCTGGACGCGTGCGGTCCGTCGTGATCACGCTCGTCGCGCTGTTTTCCCTCGTGCTTCCACCGGTGGGCGGCAATTTCAGCGGCCGCGTCGGGTTGCTGGTGCTCGCGTACGTGATCGGGCTCGCGGTGGTGGTCGCGGCGTTCTTCGGGCTGCGGAAATTGTCCACAGTGGACTAG
- a CDS encoding ESX secretion-associated protein EspG: MTAALPRVGDETVHIGLVEADLLAAHAGASWPFPLQVPSYGRIEGEREILFATAGQALQARGLADDSGPDGLAAEAVTALRERRGIVDLVVADAEGATAVTALVYRSSALICRQRLEADTLSVRRVDETALVDAVLAEIPQVEAARTMPVTLPADAVKEAIALSDDEDDTSRAHRLRDLVRDSGGDPAALDSLVGLVVPLTGRGQLGATRDGRTREGRELSWMDGPRGRVRINPARDGWLSVNSLRPADLRFALGELATAARRPR, from the coding sequence ATGACCGCCGCACTGCCCCGTGTCGGCGACGAAACCGTCCACATCGGACTCGTCGAAGCCGACCTGCTGGCCGCGCACGCCGGGGCGAGCTGGCCGTTTCCGTTGCAGGTCCCGTCTTACGGCCGGATCGAAGGCGAACGCGAGATCCTGTTCGCCACGGCCGGGCAGGCGCTGCAGGCGCGCGGGCTCGCCGACGACTCCGGGCCGGACGGTCTCGCCGCGGAAGCCGTGACCGCGCTGCGCGAACGTCGCGGCATCGTTGATTTGGTGGTGGCGGACGCCGAGGGGGCGACCGCCGTCACCGCACTCGTCTACCGGTCCTCGGCGCTGATCTGCCGGCAGCGGCTCGAGGCCGACACGCTGTCGGTGCGCCGGGTGGACGAGACCGCGCTGGTGGACGCCGTGCTCGCGGAAATCCCGCAGGTGGAGGCGGCCCGCACGATGCCGGTCACGTTGCCCGCGGACGCGGTCAAGGAGGCGATAGCGCTCTCCGACGACGAGGACGACACCTCCCGCGCCCACCGCTTGCGCGATCTCGTCCGCGACAGCGGCGGCGACCCGGCGGCGCTGGACAGCCTCGTCGGCCTGGTCGTCCCGCTGACCGGCCGCGGCCAGCTCGGCGCGACCCGCGACGGGCGCACCCGGGAGGGCCGCGAACTGTCCTGGATGGACGGACCGCGCGGCCGAGTCCGGATCAACCCCGCGCGCGACGGCTGGCTCAGCGTGAACTCGCTGCGCCCGGCCGATCTGCGCTTCGCCCTCGGCGAGCTGGCCACCGCCGCGCGGCGGCCGCGATGA